A window from Rhodocyclaceae bacterium encodes these proteins:
- a CDS encoding phasin family protein — MIQVPEQVAAVTKAQVEGATKFASFGLEMTEKFVAFQLAHAKSVFGDAVSSAKAFTELKEPAALPDIKASVEPTVEKMTAYAKGLYELSASTQVQFSKLVEEQMNAVNSQMLSMLDTAAKNGPAGTDLAVSAIKSALAAANSAYDNISKATKQATEMAEANLATVTKKKAA; from the coding sequence ATGATTCAGGTTCCGGAACAAGTCGCCGCCGTCACCAAAGCCCAGGTCGAGGGCGCAACCAAGTTCGCATCGTTCGGCCTCGAGATGACCGAGAAGTTCGTCGCGTTCCAGCTGGCGCACGCCAAGTCGGTGTTTGGCGACGCGGTGTCCAGCGCCAAGGCCTTCACCGAGCTGAAAGAGCCGGCTGCGCTGCCGGACATCAAGGCGAGCGTCGAGCCGACCGTGGAGAAAATGACCGCCTACGCGAAAGGCCTGTACGAACTGTCGGCCTCGACCCAGGTGCAGTTCTCCAAGCTGGTCGAAGAGCAGATGAACGCCGTCAACAGCCAGATGCTGTCGATGCTCGACACCGCAGCCAAGAACGGCCCGGCGGGCACCGATCTGGCCGTCTCGGCGATCAAGTCGGCGCTCGCCGCCGCCAACTCGGCCTATGACAACATCTCGAAGGCAACCAAGCAGGCGACCGAGATGGCCGAAGCCAACCTGGCGACGGTCACGAAGAAAAAAGCCGCCTGA
- a CDS encoding histidine triad nucleotide-binding protein — protein MATIFDKIIAREIPADIVHEDDLCLAFRDINPQAPVHVLLIPKKPIVNLADASPADQAMLGHLMLVAPAIAEKLGVGGAFRLNVNNGAAAGQSVFHLHLHILGGRPFAWPPG, from the coding sequence ATGGCAACCATTTTCGACAAGATCATCGCGCGCGAGATTCCCGCAGACATCGTCCACGAGGACGACCTCTGCCTGGCGTTCCGCGACATCAATCCGCAGGCGCCGGTGCATGTGCTGCTGATTCCGAAGAAGCCGATCGTCAACCTGGCCGACGCGTCACCGGCCGACCAGGCGATGCTTGGCCACCTGATGCTGGTCGCCCCGGCGATCGCCGAGAAACTCGGCGTGGGCGGTGCGTTCCGGCTCAATGTCAACAACGGCGCAGCGGCCGGGCAGAGCGTGTTCCACCTGCACCTGCACATCCTCGGTGGCAGGCCTTTCGCCTGGCCACCCGGCTGA